DNA sequence from the Neospora caninum Liverpool complete genome, chromosome VIIa genome:
GCGGCGGGCCCGTcgggcgtcgccggcgccagGGGGCGCGggaggcagcggagacaggggcggtCAGGAGCCCGCGCGGTCGGTTTCTTTGccacagaaaaggaactTGAGCTGAGGAACGCTTCCTTTCCTGAGACAGGCTGGTCGTGGAAGCGATACCTTGTCTCAGAAATGAAGGCATCACCCCGTCTGGCGTGGAAGCAAGGTCGTCTTCGGCGTTTTTCCCGAGTTCCCTCTCTAGGCGCGCGTCCTCCGTATCTTTTCCAGGTACCGGCGCAttcgtcctcttcatcctcttcgtttttttcgtctttgtctccgaattctctctcccggcgGTCGTCTTCACCATCTTCAatttctgtgtcttcgcatccttcctcgtctttccctggTCGGTCGTCGTCTGCGCTTTggtcctctcctcgttcttcttcgtcggtgAGCCTCAGGCTAGGCTGTCTCTCAGACCTCCgctcgctgcgtcttcgttcctcttccgtggttcctgctttcctctcttctgcaaAGGACCGGGATACCTGgcagcgtttctcttctgtctctctcgcgctctccttcgctcgTTTCTCCGCGTCATCCCCGCTCCCACGCTGGCCCTCTTCCGCCCCCTCCGCGTCTTGctcgacttcttctctcgcttcttcctcctctcctcgtcccttcttcctctcgccttcctggtcgcctctgtcccctttttcttctgcggatctccgctcttctcacAGGGCGCTCCGCGCTTCTCCCGCCCCTTCTTCGGTTCCCTCGTCATTGCTGCGCgaggcttctctcttcccctcttctcgccggctGCCTGACTGTCCCTCTGTCTGGACTCCGCGCCGCACGCTCGTCGATGGCCCTCGAGGGAGGTCAGAAGAAaatgaggagagaaacggagctcgaggagcagagaggagagacagcggggcgCTACAGACCCGATCCGACAGACTAAcgaacgaaaaagaacggaaTCCTCCACGTTCCCTTTCCCACCACTCAACACAAATGCGACAAAGAGCCTACATCACCAATGCACTGAGAAGGCTTATCGCCTCTCCAGGTCagccttccttttctcaaCCGAAAATCCAAATCCCAtccatatgtatgtatatatatatatatatatatatatatgcaattGAATCTGTGtgtttatgtatatgtatattttaATATCTGTGTGTATGTGGCGAGTGATCGGGCAGAGAAATCcacgggaaggagagggggaCAACAGCTCGAGGCAGACACCGATTAGACAGACGATTCGTGTGTCGGTACAGCTCAAGAAGTGCATCACACCAGGACGAGAGTTTGTTGTCAGAAAACGCAAGGAAAGCTGAGAGTGTGGTTACGCCGGTTACTGCGACGTCgatcttttcttttttccccacTGAACTGTTCctgttttccgtctttccgGATTCGCTCTGGGACATTCTTTTTCGCCCTGTGCCCGGCCCTGTCTTCTATGCTCCCCTCGCGCCCGACCTCCTCAGGTTTTCTTCGTTATGTGGaacgtctttctcctttcgagtgtcttctccctgtctctctcgctgcgacGCCTCGCGCCGTGCTGGTCTTAGGCACACCGTCTCTCCTCATCTctcctccgctgtctctctgtctctctgtctccagggCCTTCGACAGGCTCCAGtctcggcgtcctcgcgccTTGCTTGCGCCTCATGCGAGCAAAGTGGCTGTCGTTCGATCTCCATCTTTCGGCActttccctcgcctttctcgttcgAGCTGCAGCTCTCGACaccgccgttttcccctcttcttcttctccctttccttctgccgGTGCACTATCTTCGCCGAGGCACGTGGAGGTCCAGGCCGCCCGGCTCCTGCGTCTGTtgagcgcggagacgagcagagcTTCCTGGGCTgtgttgcctctcctctcgcgcagcgcactcgcctcgctcccAGACTGCCGCCCCCCGGCGGGGCCTCGCCCGACGCTTTCTGGCCACCCAACGCATGCGGGGCCCTCGCTGGGTGCTCGGGCGAAgcggcgctctctcgcgctgtctccgccggaCGGGGAAGCGCAGCAACACGCGGGGACTCTGCCGTTTCGCGGAAACGCTCCCAGCCAGACGCAGGCAAacccgctgcatgcgcccgtcGGCAGTCCCGCGGCGGGATCCTCGCGAGGCCCAGCAGCGGCCCGTCGAGGGGccgcgagcggcgacggaggggcgagcgacgacggaggggcgagcgacgacggaggggcgaggagTTTAGAAGACCGcgggggaggagacagcgatcCGTTCGTGGtcgtggctgcatgcgcagatcCCAAAGCGTCCCTTCATTTCAGCCCTGACGCTGCGCCCGTCTTCCGGGAATTGTACGCAAACCCGGTGTTCCTGAATCTGCGTGCGGCCGCCTGCTACGGACTGAGAAGGTTCGCCCGCGAAGGTCGAAGTGGCCTTTCAGAGAGCCGGACCTCTGTCTCGGACGCCGCGACTGTCTCGTCCAGCCTCCCCGTTGCTCCCGCGTCTTGTCCAGCCGTTCGCTCCTCTCGGTTTGCGCCTGGCTTTGAGGCAGAGTCGGCGAAGAtcccttccgcttcgccctccGTCGACGACGTGCCAGAGAGCCGCCACTTGCCGTGGCAGCCGATCCTCTCGTGGGACGCGTTCGCACACGAGCCCGCCGTTTGTCGGCTTGTTGAGGAACTTTTCACCGCCTTTTGGAAAGCGAAATTCATCGATTTCGAACTCTTCGACGCAACAGTGGAAGTCCTCATGGCGTCCTGTGCCGACGGCCaggcttcgctctcgtcgtcACGCCCTTTTCGCCGCGCCAGCGCTGCGACTTCTCACGCGCAGCatcctccgtcttcgtcttctgatTCCGTTCATTGctcttctcctgcttcgtcGTCCGATaatgcttcttcttctggttCGTCTCGACTTGAGTCGGAGTTCCTGCACGCCTCGCGTGCCTGTAGTTCCTTGAGTCAcctgttcctttctcttgaAACGGAGGTTggctccttcgtcttctgtggACCGCGccgttctcctttctctcggtctccgctTCGATCGCTGGCCCGTTTGCAGACGGCTTCCTCGACTGTCCCTCCAGCCCTCGCGTCCCCGGCGCCGGAGGACGACTCTTCGCCCGTGGATTCGTGGAATCCTGCCAATGTAGCTTTGCCCACGTCTgcagtttcgtcttctcccttgccgtcgcctgcgtATCCTccgccctcctcgtcttGCAATTCCGcggtttcgcctcttccctcgtcgctctctcctcccgcgtctgtttcgccttttccctcgtcgctctctcctcccgcgtctGCCCCCGACGGCACCGGAGGagccgaagacgaagacaagaCATTTTGCTCGAacatagagagagacatccCCGCCCTTGTTGgctggcgcgtctctcggcgagTAGCAACAAACTCCCCAGAAGCATCTGTCGCGGCTCAtgtctccatctcttctcctgtctccctctcgcctcctgtctccctctcttctcctgtctccctcgcatctcctgtctccctcttgtctcctgtctctctcgttcccggGTCCTCCGACGGCTGTGCTGGTCCCTCGTGCTTGTCCTcaaaagagaggaactcAGACGCGGGGCTCAGGAGGCCAAACGACCAAGAGCGGTTCGGTTGGAGTGTCTACGAAGTGCTTGAGGCGATCGCGGGAGCGATTTCCGGCGTTCTTcgcagcgaagaggaaagaaggaaaagaggcgcgCCTTTACTTCCCAGCTTCTACGAGAGCCTCCCCTTCGCCCTCACCAATGTGCTCGAAGTCGCGGTAGACCTCCGCGCGTACttgaaagaggagacggtgcggcgaagacgcgacagcgCCAGTCTACTTTCTCCGCTCGCTGTTCAGCCCCAGCGCGCGGGCCTTGCGCAGCCTCCCAGGGCGAAAGAGGCCTTTCCAAACGGCGAGAACGCACACGGATATCCTGGCGGggccgcgcctccgcgaggcgagagacgcgaggcagcACGCGACACCGGCGCAGCCGCAACAGCGAACGAGGAGGCTGGTCGCGAGCTCGAGAGCCGCGTACGCGCGGAAGCGAGTCTGTTACAGGACAAGCGGACGCAGCGCtcagacggcgagacaccgAGACATTTGGCATGCGAGGAACCGGCGcgcgacggaagagagacagaaagaagactccAGCGAATCGAGAGCGTTGCGAACCAGCTCGCCTGTGATGTCAGCTTCGTTCTCACTGGGCTTTTAAATGCGGAAATCGCCAGTGTCCTAACGCAGAGGGCAGACACAAGACGCAAACAATGTCaatcttcctctcttcagaTACCAGACGACGGCAGACACACTCGCAatctgttctctcctcttccttcttctcggtcttcttcctcttcttcttcctcttcttcttcctcttcttccccttcttcttcttcctcttcatctcctcctccttccccttcttcttctcctccttccccttcttcctccccttcttcttcccgctgtTCCGCGCACCCACCTGTCCCCTGGACTCGggagcgtcttcgctttctgctctttcgtcttGCATCGACGGAGTGCTCGGTTCCTCCCTCGCTGTGTGTGGCCATCTGCCGGTGGATGCTGTTTGTCTGGCGAGGCTCCTCTCAGCCCCCCCCGTCccgcgcgtcgctctgcgGCGTTGAGAAGTCTCACGCGCCCGCGGGACGCGGAGGAGAAGCCACGGGAGAccgcgaggcgccggagtCAGCCCTCGAGCCTcggcgcgaggcgcgagaagcgccgctcGCGTGCGTGCCTCGGAGAGACGTCGGGAAGGAAGCGCTCGGCACGACAGAGGGATCGGATCGCTCTACTAGAGGatgcgaagaagggagaagcgcggcgcctctgcggctGTCtgacgctgcatgcggcaacTACAACGTGcacgagacggcgcaggccgCGCCGGAGGACGGCGCACTGTCCGGTCTTCCGTTCGATctccaggaagaagagaaccgCCTCCTCTTTGGTGGATTGAAAGAGATCTTGACTGCTGAGGACTGGGCTCGGGCGCTCTACTCTCTGGCGATTCTCTTTCCGCACGCATCGCTTCCCTTTCGCCACGTGTATctcgctgcctgtctcctgccgtGCCCGCCTGACCCAGCGGCTGCTGGCGCACGACCGAGGTCGCTGGTGTCCTCGAAACACAATCGGAGGGCGGACCCGCCTTCGGTCCCACGACCTACAGAGACGCACCTTTCTTCCGGAcaggcgctctctcctccagGTTCATCTTCGAAGGCTTCGCTCCTGGGTCGGCCTGTCGGTCTGTTGTCCGATGTGATCGCGTTCAACGCGTTCTGTCAGATCTGTCGCCTGCTTGTGCTCTCCACcttttcgccgttttcgcacctcgcgtctccctgtagggaaacgcagaggcTGCAAGGCGATGAGTATGCCCACCGAGCGGGGCCAGATGGAGCGTCCGCTCCGTCTCTGTGTGGaacttccttctcctttttccgcACTCAGCTCCTGCGCCCGCTGGTCCAAGCGACGCTCGAGGAGTTCCACATCCTCCCTCGCTCCTCCACGTCCTTCCCGTCTGCTtacgcgtctccgcctgagtcttcctcctgcctcggcgcgtctcctgtttcctcttctcctctcagCGCGGCTTCGGGGACAGAAGCGCCCGAGGATGCGGAGCGTCGAGAAtgttttccgcgtctcttccacgcGGTTGGCGAGGCTCTCTCGAGACgcctcgagaaggaaacagatgCGCACCTTCATCTCCTGCATTTGGACAGCGCCAGGAAGACGGACTGCGGTGGCAAActggacgaagagagaggagaacagacgcagaagagagcacGGTACGTGTTTTGCGTTGCcgacgacagagacacaaccGGCATCCTCGACCCCGCGTTGCGGCTCCGACCCCCATACACTTCGTCGCGTCCTTCTTCGCGGTCTTCGACTTTGCTCTCGGCGgagcgaggcgcggaagGAGGCGCGCCATCTGGGAGCGTCGAAGGCCGCCGCTCTGTGGACGCCACAGGCTCGACGTGGATTGGGCCGGCCGGCGACGACGATTCggactgtctctttcccaGTGCAGTGGCGAGCCTCTCGGCGACCCACAACGTCTCCCAGCCGCTCTACGAAAAGATTCTCTGCCTGGCCTTTTGCACCGGCGAGGAGTTCTGGAGGAACGAGGCCGGATCGAAGGTGGAAGAGCGGGGGAAACGGATGCAAGACTCTCGCCGATCCTCGACGCCTTCCAAGCGAACGCATCTACCGTCGCCACAACCCTACGCGTCTTCAATCTACATTCCTAACAAGACGACTCTTGGTACACCCcgttcgttctcttcctcctctgcctctccgccttcttcgttaTCGCCTGCCACCGGAAACGCGCCATGTTCGCTCTCTACTGAGCGTCCCGCCCCCCTTGCGCGCTCACGGGCGCCTCGCCCGGAGTCTCCCGACCCTCAGCCACGCCCAGCGAATGCGGGGAAACGACTGTGGCCGGCCGCCTCGGCTTtggcaaaagagaggagccttctctccttctttaTGCCGCCGGAGAACTCCGCAATcaaagcagaaagagaagccgcTCCGCTGAAGCACCCTGGAGACAccgagacgcaggcaagCTCTGTCGCCACCGCGCAGGACgcgctggcgtctccgcgcgagcgagaagtcGCAGACGCGCTCAAAGCCGACGtagcagcggagacagggcgagaggggagagacgcccaAGTGCAAGAGAtcaaggaggcagagaaggctgACGAGCCTCGCAGGCGCCagaacggcgagggcgactcCCTgaacggcgagggcgacacaggagagaggcgacagcgactGGCGACGtcaggaaggcgcgaaagattgacggagggcgagaaaTGCTGCTATTTCAAAGACCTGCCACACGTCGTCTGGGAATCCAAACACCTCATGGTATACAGACTGCGATGGCAACCACATCACCGATCgaagcatatatatatatatatatatacatatacttgtatatatatacatatacttgtatatatatacatatacttgtatatatatacatatacttgtatatatatacatatatatatatatatatatatatacgtgtatatatataaaggaaaagaacaagGCACATATGCATACCTGTTGTCATCTGTTTAGGGCAAGAAATGGGTAGATAAGTCTGCAAGTGCTCGAGCGGCAAAAGGTAAATATAGATTGGCAGGAGGAGGCGGTGTTTAGGTATCTGTGTTGGAAAACATGCTAGATGCAGGTGTGAGCTGACGAAGAGGCAGGTCCGTATGCTGACGCAAAGGTGGTTCTGGAGGAGCTGGTGGGCCATCGCATCGATTGGAGATGTTTCTaggctttctcctctttttgtgtgtgtctttggtATGCTCTTGTTTTTTTTGTGTCCTGTGTTCCGTGTCTAGGTCTTGTACAAACCGCCGTTCTGGCGGGTTAATTTGGAGCGCAGCGAACGGCCCGAGACCGTTCGAGAGCGCATCGCTCTGTGGGCGCCTTCGGTCGCGGCGTCCCTCCCTGCGTCGCCCCTGcatttctccccttctttgAGGAAACGAGCGCTGGAGATCTTGGCCGGAGGCGGCACGTCCgagccgctgcatgcgtacaTGCAGATCGCTTtaggaaaaagacaagacggcacggcggagaggccagcggccgagagacaggcagacgcCCTAGGCTCGCGAGCCGACACcgcagcgacgcagcagagcgacagagaagcacgagacagagaagaagagagactcgcgCTGCTCTTTGATGCAACCCACCAGTTCGGCATAGGCCACCGCCTCGACACGCCGACCAGCGGTATAAACATcaccttttcctttctgctgGGGCGGCCCGCCgattttcgcgttttttgtcgTGCTGCGGCTCTCCATTCCTGAGGCCTGTCCCGTGCCCAGCCGATCTCGCCTTCacgcgtttccgcttcttcgcctaACCGCTGCAGTTGTGCTCTGCACGCCTTCTGTGGGGTGGGGGTTTGTATTTGCCCCCGGCGTTCTAAGCGCCTTCTGTTTCAGCCTCCAGAGCCGGAAAAGACTGTGGGAGACCTGCCTTCCTGTCGCGCTCTCGGCTTCACGCTTCgctgctcttcttctcttccagctgCGTCTCGTACTCCGTTTGCAgctcctgtctttctcttcttccttttgcctttctctgcttccttttgcctttctctttctcgtctcttccttccgtctctctcctatTTCTCCGATTTTCATCGCttgcctcgttcttctctcactGCCTTatcccttctgtctcttctctcctctctcaggCCCTCTTCTGGTAGCCAAGTCGTACGCTGGTCTGGCCTTTCTGCGTGCGCAGCTCGCGTCCTGGAGACCAAAGAAAGTCTACCTCGCACTCGTGTTCGGGGCCGTGCCGCTGAGGCGAGAAACAGTTCGGCTCGTCCATCCTCTTCGACCGACCTTTGAGGCCAGGCaagcgggaaaaaaagagatgGAAGTGGCCAGCACAATCGATGCGAAGGTACGCTATAACCCATCAACGTCACACCGTATACATTTCTACACATTCAGTATACAAGTACGTGCACGTATCTATTTATCTATG
Encoded proteins:
- a CDS encoding RNA pseudouridylate synthase domain-containing protein produces the protein MRQRAYITNALRRLIASPGQPSFSQPKIQIPSIWPSTGSSLGVLAPCLRLMRAKWLSFDLHLSALSLAFLVRAAALDTAVFPSSSSPFPSAGALSSPRHVEVQAARLLRLLSAETSRASWAVLPLLSRSALASLPDCRPPAGPRPTLSGHPTHAGPSLGARAKRRSLALSPPDGEAQQHAGTLPFRGNAPSQTQANPLHAPVGSPAAGSSRGPAAARRGAASGDGGASDDGGASDDGGARSLEDRGGGDSDPFVVVAACADPKASLHFSPDAAPVFRELYANPVFLNLRAAACYGLRRFAREGRSGLSESRTSVSDAATVSSSLPVAPASCPAVRSSRFAPGFEAESAKIPSASPSVDDVPESRHLPWQPILSWDAFAHEPAVCRLVEELFTAFWKAKFIDFELFDATVEVLMASCADGQASLSSSRPFRRASAATSHAQHPPSSSSDSVHCSSPASSSDNASSSGSSRLESEFLHASRACSSLSHLFLSLETEVGSFVFCGPRRSPFSRSPLRSLARLQTASSTVPPALASPAPEDDSSPVDSWNPANVALPTSAVSSSPLPSPAYPPPSSSCNSAVSPLPSSLSPPASVSPFPSSLSPPASAPDGTGGAEDEDKTFCSNIERDIPALVGWRVSRRVATNSPEASVAAHVSISSPVSLSPPVSLSSPVSLASPVSLLSPVSLVPGSSDGCAGPSCLSSKERNSDAGLRRPNDQERFGWSVYEVLEAIAGAISGVLRSEEERRKRGAPLLPSFYESLPFALTNVLEVAVDLRAYLKEETVRRRRDSASLLSPLAVQPQRAGLAQPPRAKEAFPNGENAHGYPGGAAPPRGERREAARDTGAAATANEEAGRELESRVRAEASLLQDKRTQRSDGETPRHLACEEPARDGRETERRLQRIESVANQLACDVSFVLTGLLNAEIASVLTQRADTRRKQCQSSSLQIPDDGRHTRNLFSPLPSSRSSSSSSSSSSSSSSPSSSSSSSPPPSPSSSPPSPSSSPSSSRCSAHPPVPWTRERLRFLLFRLASTECSVPPSLCVAICRWMLFVWRGSSQPPPSRASLCGVEKSHAPAGRGGEATGDREAPESALEPRREAREAPLACVPRRDVGKEALGTTEGSDRSTRGCEEGRSAAPLRLSDAACGNYNVHETAQAAPEDGALSGLPFDLQEEENRLLFGGLKEILTAEDWARALYSLAILFPHASLPFRHVYLAACLLPCPPDPAAAGARPRSLVSSKHNRRADPPSVPRPTETHLSSGQALSPPGSSSKASLLGRPVGLLSDVIAFNAFCQICRLLVLSTFSPFSHLASPCRETQRLQGDEYAHRAGPDGASAPSLCGTSFSFFRTQLLRPLVQATLEEFHILPRSSTSFPSAYASPPESSSCLGASPVSSSPLSAASGTEAPEDAERRECFPRLFHAVGEALSRRLEKETDAHLHLLHLDSARKTDCGGKLDEERGEQTQKRARYVFCVADDRDTTGILDPALRLRPPYTSSRPSSRSSTLLSAERGAEGGAPSGSVEGRRSVDATGSTWIGPAGDDDSDCLFPSAVASLSATHNVSQPLYEKILCLAFCTGEEFWRNEAGSKVEERGKRMQDSRRSSTPSKRTHLPSPQPYASSIYIPNKTTLGTPRSFSSSSASPPSSLSPATGNAPCSLSTERPAPLARSRAPRPESPDPQPRPANAGKRLWPAASALAKERSLLSFFMPPENSAIKAEREAAPLKHPGDTETQASSVATAQDALASPREREVADALKADVAAETGREGRDAQVQEIKEAEKADEPRRRQNGEGDSLNGEGDTGERRQRLATSGRRERLTEGEKCCYFKDLPHVVWESKHLMVLYKPPFWRVNLERSERPETVRERIALWAPSVAASLPASPLHFSPSLRKRALEILAGGGTSEPLHAYMQIALGKRQDGTAERPAAERQADALGSRADTAATQQSDREARDREEERLALLFDATHQFGIGHRLDTPTSGPLLVAKSYAGLAFLRAQLASWRPKKVYLALVFGAVPLRRETVRLVHPLRPTFEARQAGKKEMEVASTIDAKIALLFLTALAQYSYAGRDFTLCRVEPVTGRTHQIRAQLAHIGHPIVADPIYVKDPADRALGRSLSNRLFLHCVSLSFLNILEHQENPGKERDTTSAEPRRHEKKTHLNEQEGPEKSRLTLPTESIDLKGKTETEAPGLSRFSFRHVTVETPLHPDLRYTLSLLRKVSP